In Nicotiana tabacum cultivar K326 chromosome 11, ASM71507v2, whole genome shotgun sequence, a single window of DNA contains:
- the LOC107791347 gene encoding uncharacterized protein LOC107791347, whose amino-acid sequence MHDFILAEDLKLWDEICDGPFVPIKTVGEGTVTVPKTRKDYMNANRKAIEKNFKSAKEIWEALQTAHEGTTQVKQSKTDMLTTEYELFKMKEDESIQDMHTRFISIINELHSLGEVIPRNKLVRKILNVLPGSSESKVNVITETKNL is encoded by the exons ATGCATGACTTCATCTTGGCTGAGGACTTAAAGTTGTGGGATGAAATCTGTGATGGACCTTTTGTTCCCATAAAAACTGTTGGTGAGGGAACAGTTACAGTCccaaaaacaagaaaagattACATGAATGCTAATagaaaggctattgagaagaatTTCAAG TCTGCTAAGGAGATCTGGGAAGCTCTCCAAACTGCCCATGAGGGAACTACTCAGGTTAAGCAGTCCAAAACCGATATGCTTACTACTGAGTATGAGCTTTTCAAGATGAAGGAGGATGAGtctattcaagatatgcacacaCGTTTCATCTCCATTATCAATGAGCTTCACTCCCTTGGAGAAGTCATCCCAAGAAATAAGCTAGTCCGAAAAATACTCAATGTTTTACCAGGTTCCTCGGAAAGTAAAGTGAATGTTATCACTGAAACCAAGAATCTATAA